In Rhizobiales bacterium NRL2, a genomic segment contains:
- a CDS encoding F0F1 ATP synthase subunit A has protein sequence MAAGESPLHQFEITPIVPLEIGGVDVSFTNSALWMVIAVIVTTVLLTVGMRGRAMVPGRLQSVAEMSYEFIANMVRDNAGSEGRPYFPFLFTLFFFILFCNLLGMVPYSFTPTSHIIVTFAMALVVFIGVTLIGIFKHGIGFLKLFVPSGVPLPLMFILVPIEIISYFVRPISLSLRLFANMMAGHTMLKVFGSFVVSLGIIAGWAPLLFIVALTGLEIGIALLQAYVFTILSCLYLHDALHPGH, from the coding sequence GTGGCCGCAGGCGAAAGCCCTCTGCATCAGTTCGAGATCACCCCGATCGTCCCGCTGGAGATCGGCGGCGTCGACGTATCCTTCACGAATTCCGCGCTGTGGATGGTCATCGCGGTGATCGTCACCACGGTGCTGCTGACCGTCGGCATGCGCGGCCGGGCCATGGTGCCGGGGCGGCTGCAGTCGGTGGCCGAGATGAGTTACGAATTCATCGCCAACATGGTGCGGGACAACGCGGGATCCGAAGGCCGGCCCTATTTCCCGTTCCTGTTCACGCTGTTCTTCTTCATCCTGTTCTGCAATCTGCTGGGGATGGTGCCCTACAGCTTCACGCCGACGAGCCACATCATCGTCACCTTCGCGATGGCGCTGGTGGTCTTCATCGGTGTGACCCTGATCGGCATCTTCAAGCACGGCATCGGCTTCCTGAAGCTGTTCGTCCCTTCCGGCGTGCCTCTGCCGCTGATGTTCATCCTGGTGCCGATCGAGATCATCTCCTATTTCGTGCGGCCGATCAGCCTGAGCCTGCGACTGTTCGCGAACATGATGGCTGGCCACACCATGCTGAAGGTCTTCGGCAGCTTCGTCGTCTCTCTGGGCATCATCGCCGGCTGGGCGCCGCTGCTCTTCATCGTCGCGCTGACCGGTCTGGAGATCGGCATCGCGCTGCTCCAGGCCTATGTGTTCACCATTCTGAGCTGTCTCTATCTCCACGACGCCCTGCATCCCGGGCAC
- a CDS encoding alkylhydroperoxidase, with amino-acid sequence MATVRPPRDAETDPRVKAVFDDIRKTRGTDFINNFWRYLAFDPGLLEQVWTDVRDVMAKDSALDGKTKEMIYIAVSIANSCDYCIHSHTASARARGMTSAEYADLLRVVSTAARTNHLVNGMKVPVDPEFDADPAT; translated from the coding sequence ATGGCCACCGTCCGACCGCCCCGAGACGCCGAGACCGACCCCCGCGTGAAGGCCGTCTTCGACGACATCCGAAAGACGCGCGGCACGGACTTCATCAACAACTTCTGGCGTTATCTGGCGTTCGATCCGGGCCTGCTGGAGCAGGTCTGGACCGACGTCCGCGACGTCATGGCGAAGGACAGCGCGCTCGACGGCAAGACCAAGGAAATGATCTACATCGCCGTCTCCATCGCCAATTCGTGCGACTACTGCATCCATTCGCACACCGCGTCCGCACGCGCCCGGGGCATGACCAGCGCGGAGTATGCGGACCTCCTGCGGGTGGTCTCCACCGCGGCGCGGACCAATCACCTGGTCAACGGCATGAAGGTGCCGGTCGACCCCGAATTCGACGCCGATCCCGCAACGTAG